From Granulicella sp. WH15, the proteins below share one genomic window:
- a CDS encoding DUF3341 domain-containing protein produces the protein MPPREGIYGLIAEFNTPSELVHATEMARSAGYRRMECYTPYPVEEAAEALHFHKTRVPLVTLLGGIMGLTTAWLMETWINVWSYPLNIAGRPLFSWPAFIIPAYEWTILFAGLSAAFGMIALNGLPQLYHPLFNAPNFRNGATTDKFFLCLEATDPKFSLTETRSFLEQFPAVSVVEVDH, from the coding sequence ATGCCACCACGGGAAGGTATCTACGGATTGATCGCCGAGTTCAATACTCCGAGCGAGCTGGTACACGCCACGGAGATGGCGCGCAGCGCGGGTTATCGCCGGATGGAGTGCTATACGCCGTACCCGGTCGAAGAGGCTGCCGAGGCGCTGCACTTCCACAAGACGCGCGTGCCGTTGGTCACGCTGCTGGGCGGCATCATGGGTCTGACCACGGCGTGGTTGATGGAGACCTGGATCAACGTCTGGTCGTATCCGCTCAACATCGCGGGGCGTCCGCTGTTCTCGTGGCCCGCATTCATTATTCCGGCGTACGAGTGGACGATTCTGTTTGCCGGTCTCTCGGCTGCGTTCGGTATGATCGCGCTGAACGGCCTGCCCCAGCTCTATCACCCGCTCTTCAACGCGCCCAACTTCCGTAACGGCGCGACGACCGATAAGTTCTTTCTCTGCCTCGAGGCCACCGATCCGAAGTTCTCGCTGACCGAGACGCGGAGCTTCCTCGAGCAGTTCCCCGCGGTCTCCGTGGTGGAGGTGGACCATTAA
- a CDS encoding cytochrome c produces MALLGGVSLLAGCRQDMHDQPKFFPQRGTSFYADGRSVRPQVENTVARGQLHEDGYFYTGLVSGQEGNAMPFPVTHDVLARGQERYNVYCTPCHSRVGNGAGMIVQRGYAQAGNFHTPRLESAPLGHFFNVMTNGYGAMPDYAAQLTPADRWAVVAYIKALQLSQHATEADVASGQQVAPLSSIAEKEGLPANFVADWTLPPTSVTGTPDGQPYVLPVSLVGNGSQSSSKPAASVSGATEASPSPATPAGVK; encoded by the coding sequence ATGGCGCTGCTAGGTGGCGTATCGCTGCTGGCCGGCTGCCGTCAGGACATGCACGACCAGCCGAAGTTCTTCCCGCAGCGCGGGACGAGCTTCTACGCTGATGGCCGCTCGGTGCGCCCGCAGGTAGAGAACACGGTTGCCCGCGGACAGTTACACGAAGACGGATACTTCTACACCGGTCTGGTCAGTGGTCAGGAGGGCAATGCAATGCCCTTCCCAGTGACGCATGATGTTCTGGCCCGTGGCCAGGAGCGTTACAACGTCTATTGCACGCCCTGCCACTCGCGCGTGGGCAACGGTGCCGGTATGATCGTGCAGCGCGGCTACGCGCAGGCAGGCAACTTCCATACCCCCCGACTGGAGTCGGCTCCGCTCGGACACTTCTTCAACGTAATGACCAACGGCTACGGTGCGATGCCGGACTATGCGGCACAGCTCACACCGGCTGATCGCTGGGCTGTCGTGGCTTACATCAAGGCATTGCAATTGAGCCAGCATGCCACCGAGGCCGATGTTGCCTCCGGCCAGCAGGTCGCCCCTCTTTCGAGCATCGCCGAAAAGGAAGGTCTACCCGCGAACTTCGTGGCCGACTGGACTCTCCCGCCGACCTCGGTCACGGGCACTCCGGATGGCCAGCCGTATGTTCTGCCGGTGAGCCTGGTAGGCAATGGATCACAGTCTTCTTCGAAGCCCGCGGCCTCTGTAAGCGGGGCCACGGAAGCTTCACCGTCGCCGGCGACACCGGCTGGCGTCAAGTAG
- a CDS encoding SCO family protein translates to MVAAQTKRKTGWRAAVGCVLLLVGLSVPSMAQVSSYGDKASGENTGDQLPQVLQKVGVSQHLNRQLPLDAVFVDETGAKVKLGDYFGKHPAILTMVYYQCPMLCSEELDGLTGALEMVRMTPGKDFDVIIISIDPSETPAMAAKKKAFYLKRYGRPETAAGWHFLTGQKPAIDATTDAVGFGYVRVPGPDGTLSQFAHASSIELVTTDGKLAQYYLGVEYSPKDILLGLIDASGNKIGSPVANILTYCYHYDPSTNKHSLVVARVVQFGGMMTMAGLGGFMFLMFRRDLKLGREHDLTKRTDKG, encoded by the coding sequence ATGGTGGCAGCACAGACAAAACGGAAGACGGGATGGAGGGCGGCAGTCGGCTGCGTCCTTCTGCTCGTGGGCCTGTCTGTGCCGTCCATGGCCCAGGTGTCCTCGTACGGCGATAAGGCTTCCGGTGAGAATACCGGCGACCAGCTCCCCCAGGTACTGCAAAAGGTGGGAGTCTCGCAGCATCTCAACCGTCAGCTGCCTCTGGACGCGGTGTTCGTCGACGAGACGGGTGCCAAGGTCAAGCTGGGTGACTACTTCGGCAAGCATCCGGCGATCCTGACGATGGTCTACTACCAGTGCCCGATGCTGTGCTCGGAAGAGCTTGACGGCCTGACCGGCGCGCTGGAGATGGTACGCATGACCCCGGGTAAGGACTTCGATGTCATCATCATCAGCATCGATCCGTCTGAGACGCCCGCGATGGCGGCCAAGAAAAAGGCGTTTTATCTGAAGCGGTACGGACGGCCCGAGACGGCAGCGGGTTGGCACTTCCTTACCGGCCAGAAACCGGCGATCGACGCGACGACGGATGCGGTTGGATTCGGCTACGTCCGCGTACCGGGACCGGATGGGACGCTCAGCCAGTTTGCTCATGCCAGCTCCATCGAGCTGGTGACGACCGATGGCAAGCTGGCCCAGTACTACCTTGGCGTGGAGTACTCGCCGAAGGATATTTTGCTCGGGTTGATCGACGCTTCGGGCAACAAGATCGGATCGCCGGTCGCAAACATTCTGACGTACTGCTATCACTACGATCCCTCGACCAACAAGCATTCGCTGGTTGTGGCCCGGGTGGTTCAGTTCGGCGGAATGATGACGATGGCCGGCCTTGGCGGTTTCATGTTTCTGATGTTCCGGCGTGACCTGAAGCTCGGGCGTGAGCACGACTTGACCAAGAGAACGGATAAAGGGTAA
- the coxB gene encoding cytochrome c oxidase subunit II, whose translation MHISPVLWQFLTKWLAASALFPAEASTIAPYTDALYFFLIGMTIVGLILVGVLLFGFSIRYSRKNNPVATQVEGSTLLEATWTIIPLAIFLVTFVWGALLYFRIFNPPTNAMNIYVVGKQWMWKAEHPGGQHEINALHVPIGRPVQLTMISQDVFHSFSVPDFRVKREVIPGRYTTVWFNATTPGTYHIFCTQYCGTKHSEMIGEVTALSPEDYEKWTKDSTSGMSLAQNGERLFASMGCNQCHSGNAASRGPNLAGVYGSKLQLTNGSQVLVNDAYLRDAILNPSQHVTAGYQPIMPTYQGQISEDGLIDLVEYIKNLNSNYRVQQTLGTSQSDLAAPTTPGMVKP comes from the coding sequence ATGCATATCAGTCCAGTCCTGTGGCAGTTTTTGACCAAATGGCTCGCGGCCTCCGCCCTGTTTCCGGCGGAAGCGTCGACGATCGCTCCGTATACGGATGCGCTGTACTTCTTTCTGATTGGGATGACCATCGTCGGTCTCATCCTGGTGGGTGTGCTGCTGTTTGGTTTTTCGATCCGCTACAGCCGCAAGAATAATCCTGTGGCGACGCAGGTCGAAGGCTCGACACTGCTCGAAGCGACGTGGACGATCATTCCGCTGGCGATCTTCCTGGTGACCTTCGTCTGGGGCGCGTTGCTCTACTTCCGGATCTTCAATCCGCCGACCAACGCGATGAATATCTACGTCGTGGGTAAGCAGTGGATGTGGAAGGCCGAGCATCCGGGCGGCCAGCACGAGATCAACGCGCTGCACGTCCCCATCGGGCGCCCCGTGCAGCTGACCATGATCTCGCAGGACGTCTTCCACAGCTTCTCGGTGCCGGACTTCCGCGTCAAGCGTGAGGTCATCCCGGGCCGCTACACGACCGTCTGGTTCAACGCAACGACGCCTGGCACCTACCACATCTTCTGCACGCAGTACTGCGGCACCAAGCACTCGGAGATGATCGGCGAGGTCACCGCACTGAGCCCCGAGGACTATGAGAAGTGGACGAAGGATTCGACCAGCGGCATGTCGCTGGCGCAGAACGGCGAGCGCCTGTTTGCGAGCATGGGCTGCAACCAGTGCCACTCGGGCAATGCGGCCTCGCGCGGACCGAATCTCGCCGGAGTCTACGGCTCCAAGCTGCAGTTGACCAATGGATCGCAGGTACTGGTGAACGATGCCTATCTTCGCGATGCCATTCTGAATCCGTCGCAGCATGTGACGGCCGGATACCAGCCGATCATGCCGACGTACCAGGGGCAGATCAGCGAAGACGGCCTGATTGACCTGGTCGAGTACATCAAGAACCTGAACAGCAACTACCGTGTCCAGCAAACACTGGGCACCTCACAGTCAGACCTTGCGGCGCCCACAACGCCGGGGATGGTGAAGCCATGA
- the ctaD gene encoding cytochrome c oxidase subunit I, giving the protein MSASTYTIVNLPDQATATMPKRHYINNEHGLLSWLFTADHKRIAMLYLMSITFFFFIGGAFAGLIRLELLTPQPDLVASDTYNKFFTMHGIVMIFLFLVPSVPATLGNFLIPIMLGAKDLAFPKINLLSWYLYMAGGMFTLAALVLGGVDTGWTFTTPLSTHYLNTHVVTAATAIFIAGFSSIFTGLNFIVTIHRMRAPGMTWFRMPLFVWANYAASVLMVLGTPVLAIAIVLVALERLIGIGVFDPTKGGDPLLFQHLFWFYSHPAVYIMILPGMGVISEVISTFSRKRVFGYTAVAFSSVAIAVFGFFVWAHHMFIMGVSNYSALVFSLLTMLVAVPSAIKIFNWAFTLQKGSITFETPMLYAFGFMGLFTIGGLTGVFLGSLGMDIHLTETYFIVAHFHFVMVGGMLMAFLAGIHFWWPKMTGRMYPESMSKLAAVVTFIGFNLTFLPQFILGYLGMPRRYHAYPQEYQVLNVLSTAGATVLGVGYLLPMLYLAWSLKYGEIAGDNPWQATGLEWQIQSPPLTENFTEIPVVDYEAYDYEWLANKTEHEVTTVG; this is encoded by the coding sequence ATGAGCGCATCCACGTATACGATCGTCAATCTTCCGGACCAGGCTACGGCCACAATGCCCAAGCGGCACTACATCAACAACGAGCATGGGTTATTGAGCTGGCTGTTCACCGCCGACCACAAGCGGATCGCCATGCTGTACCTGATGTCGATTACGTTCTTCTTCTTTATCGGCGGAGCTTTTGCGGGTCTGATCCGTCTGGAGCTGCTGACGCCGCAGCCGGACTTGGTCGCGTCCGACACCTACAATAAGTTCTTCACGATGCACGGCATCGTCATGATCTTCCTGTTTCTGGTGCCTTCGGTTCCGGCGACCCTGGGTAACTTCCTGATCCCGATCATGCTGGGCGCGAAAGATCTTGCATTCCCCAAGATCAACCTGCTGAGCTGGTACCTCTACATGGCGGGTGGCATGTTCACCCTGGCTGCCTTGGTGCTGGGTGGAGTCGATACGGGCTGGACCTTTACCACGCCGCTCTCGACGCACTACCTGAATACGCACGTCGTCACGGCTGCGACCGCCATCTTCATCGCGGGTTTCAGCTCCATCTTCACTGGCTTGAACTTCATCGTCACGATTCACCGGATGCGCGCGCCGGGCATGACCTGGTTCCGTATGCCGCTGTTCGTCTGGGCAAACTATGCAGCTTCAGTCCTGATGGTGCTCGGGACTCCGGTACTTGCCATCGCGATCGTCCTGGTTGCGCTTGAGCGGCTGATCGGCATCGGCGTCTTCGACCCGACTAAGGGCGGCGACCCGCTGCTCTTCCAGCACCTCTTCTGGTTCTACTCGCATCCGGCCGTGTACATCATGATTCTGCCGGGTATGGGCGTGATCTCGGAGGTCATCAGCACCTTCAGCCGCAAGCGGGTCTTCGGCTATACAGCCGTGGCGTTCTCCTCGGTAGCCATCGCGGTCTTCGGCTTCTTTGTATGGGCGCACCACATGTTCATCATGGGCGTCTCAAACTACTCGGCCCTGGTCTTCTCGCTGCTGACCATGCTGGTTGCGGTGCCGTCGGCGATCAAGATCTTCAACTGGGCCTTCACCCTGCAGAAGGGATCGATCACCTTCGAGACGCCGATGCTCTATGCCTTCGGCTTCATGGGGCTGTTCACCATCGGAGGTCTGACGGGCGTCTTTCTGGGCTCGCTGGGTATGGACATCCATCTGACCGAGACCTACTTCATCGTGGCTCACTTCCACTTCGTCATGGTCGGCGGAATGCTGATGGCCTTCCTGGCCGGTATCCACTTCTGGTGGCCGAAGATGACGGGCCGCATGTATCCGGAGAGCATGTCGAAGCTGGCTGCGGTCGTTACCTTCATCGGGTTCAACCTGACCTTCCTCCCGCAGTTTATCCTGGGCTATCTGGGTATGCCGCGGCGGTATCATGCGTATCCGCAGGAGTATCAGGTGCTGAACGTGCTCTCGACGGCTGGCGCCACGGTGCTTGGTGTGGGCTACCTGCTGCCGATGCTGTACCTGGCGTGGTCTCTGAAGTATGGTGAGATTGCTGGTGATAATCCGTGGCAGGCCACGGGACTTGAGTGGCAGATCCAGTCGCCACCGTTGACCGAGAACTTTACCGAGATACCGGTTGTGGACTACGAGGCCTACGACTACGAGTGGCTCGCGAATAAGACAGAACACGAGGTAACGACCGTTGGCTAA
- a CDS encoding cytochrome c oxidase subunit 3 family protein: MANTIAAHHDAELHEEHEHVVLPQHRHHFETEEQQREAGSFGMWLFLLTEIMFFGGMFFAYLLYRNWYYPAFVAASNQLNVPEGTANTVILITSGFFMALGVWAAEVRKKGLLVVFLILTTIFGFAFLGVKADEYHEKWEKHHIPGASFDVKEFINPAAYGLHEEPLAPDMAQKTQVFFFLYFAMTGMHALHMIIGLALLFWLTWRAHKGDFSSGYVAPIENFGLYWHFVDIVWLFLFPLLYLINRHPL, encoded by the coding sequence TTGGCTAACACGATCGCAGCCCATCACGACGCGGAACTGCACGAGGAACACGAGCACGTCGTGCTCCCGCAGCATCGCCATCACTTCGAGACGGAAGAACAGCAGCGCGAGGCTGGCAGCTTTGGCATGTGGCTCTTCCTGCTGACCGAGATCATGTTCTTCGGGGGCATGTTCTTCGCCTACCTGCTGTACCGCAACTGGTACTATCCGGCCTTTGTGGCGGCGTCCAACCAGTTGAATGTGCCGGAGGGGACAGCGAATACCGTCATCCTCATCACATCGGGCTTCTTTATGGCGCTCGGCGTGTGGGCGGCGGAGGTCCGGAAGAAGGGTCTTCTGGTCGTCTTCCTGATCCTGACGACGATCTTTGGATTTGCCTTCCTTGGCGTCAAGGCGGACGAGTATCACGAGAAGTGGGAGAAGCACCATATCCCGGGTGCGAGCTTCGACGTGAAGGAGTTCATCAATCCGGCAGCCTATGGCCTGCATGAGGAGCCGCTGGCTCCGGATATGGCGCAGAAGACACAGGTCTTCTTCTTCCTGTATTTTGCGATGACCGGAATGCACGCGCTACACATGATTATCGGTCTGGCGTTGTTGTTCTGGCTGACATGGCGGGCGCATAAGGGCGACTTTTCGTCGGGGTACGTCGCTCCGATTGAGAACTTCGGGCTTTACTGGCACTTCGTCGATATCGTATGGCTGTTCCTGTTCCCGCTGCTGTACCTCATCAATCGCCATCCACTCTAG
- a CDS encoding cytochrome C oxidase subunit IV family protein, whose product MSEYHDAMNVTNPEHAEHHIVSPREYCFVYGALLIGTIVTVLAAYKDMGVLNPIVALGIACTKAVIVILFFMHVKYQSRLIKMTVGAGFFTFIVLVMMSLCDYMSRAWGLW is encoded by the coding sequence GTGTCCGAATACCATGACGCGATGAATGTAACAAACCCGGAGCACGCCGAACACCATATCGTTTCGCCGCGCGAGTACTGTTTTGTCTACGGCGCCCTGCTGATCGGGACGATCGTCACGGTTCTGGCTGCGTATAAAGATATGGGCGTCCTGAACCCGATTGTGGCGCTTGGGATTGCCTGCACCAAAGCCGTAATCGTCATCCTGTTCTTCATGCATGTGAAGTATCAGTCGCGGCTGATCAAGATGACAGTTGGGGCGGGTTTTTTCACGTTTATCGTCCTGGTGATGATGTCGCTGTGCGATTACATGAGCCGCGCCTGGGGTCTCTGGTAA
- a CDS encoding SIMPL domain-containing protein, with protein MKMRLAVLVGMVGFMAPMLAGQTVQQTLQVSRDNKTISVTATDTAEALADTAEVSVGFVVYGASEDQTYADASRISNRVMKALEDSGVKSDQIQSGSQNLSPVDPNDKQRYGAGIRFVFRQSWQVKVQASSAAEVLHLAVTNGANESGGIAWSLAAEGSLEAQAAEKALAHAKQIAERMAAGLHVTLGPLVYASNQAGMRPGPVMMAMANAPRMLKEAKPEVKPLAISPGKVSRSATVYAVFALE; from the coding sequence ATGAAAATGCGCTTAGCTGTGCTGGTGGGGATGGTTGGGTTCATGGCGCCGATGCTGGCTGGGCAGACGGTTCAGCAGACCCTGCAGGTGAGCAGGGACAACAAGACAATCTCGGTTACGGCGACGGATACGGCAGAGGCGCTGGCGGATACGGCCGAGGTGTCGGTGGGGTTTGTTGTCTATGGGGCATCTGAAGACCAGACCTATGCGGACGCCAGCCGGATCTCGAACCGGGTGATGAAGGCGCTCGAGGATTCGGGGGTGAAGTCGGACCAGATCCAGAGTGGATCGCAGAACCTGAGTCCGGTCGACCCGAACGACAAGCAGCGGTATGGCGCGGGGATCCGGTTCGTCTTTCGGCAGAGTTGGCAGGTAAAGGTGCAGGCGTCGTCGGCGGCCGAGGTGCTGCATCTGGCGGTGACGAACGGGGCCAACGAGAGCGGCGGGATTGCGTGGAGTCTGGCGGCTGAGGGCTCGCTGGAGGCGCAGGCGGCGGAGAAGGCGCTGGCCCATGCGAAACAGATTGCGGAGCGCATGGCTGCGGGGCTGCATGTGACGTTGGGGCCGTTGGTATACGCGAGCAATCAGGCTGGTATGCGGCCAGGGCCGGTGATGATGGCGATGGCTAATGCGCCGAGGATGCTGAAGGAGGCGAAGCCGGAAGTGAAGCCGCTGGCCATCTCGCCGGGTAAGGTGAGTCGGTCAGCCACGGTCTACGCAGTATTTGCCCTGGAATAG
- a CDS encoding YMGG-like glycine zipper-containing protein — protein sequence MLVLLLSTVAASAQRNNFYGGVRNGGRGGYYGNGDRYHRRDNGIGPGKGALIGAGGGAVLGALLGGGLKGTIIGGAAGAGIGAVVGQAAQNNRRDNYYRR from the coding sequence GTGCTCGTCCTATTGCTCAGTACTGTTGCAGCCTCCGCCCAGCGCAACAACTTTTACGGCGGCGTCCGTAATGGCGGGCGCGGCGGCTACTATGGCAACGGAGACCGCTATCACCGCCGCGACAATGGCATCGGGCCTGGCAAGGGTGCGCTGATTGGTGCAGGCGGCGGCGCGGTTCTGGGGGCGCTGCTCGGCGGCGGCCTCAAGGGAACGATCATCGGCGGTGCAGCCGGAGCCGGTATCGGAGCTGTCGTCGGCCAGGCCGCTCAGAATAACCGCCGTGACAACTACTATCGGCGCTAA
- a CDS encoding aldo/keto reductase, protein MEYVNLGATGTKVSRLCLGMMTYGTKQWRQWVLTEEESKPLIRSAVEAGINFYDTADIYSLGVSEEITGRALREFGGPREELVIATKVFSPMSEGKNNRGLSRKHIMDGIDKSLKRLGVDYVDLYQIHRFDYETPIEETLEALNDVVRAGKALYLGASSMYAWQFMKMLEFQKQNGLAQFMTMQNHYNLVYREEEREMIPLCLSEKIGLIPWSPLARGFLAGNRKANEDKAASETTRAQTDDFAHKLYYRDSDFTVVDRLTEIASARGVKNAQVALAWMLTKPGISAPIIGASKPYQLDDALSALSIKLTEDEIKRLEEPYEPHPILGHS, encoded by the coding sequence ATGGAGTACGTAAATCTTGGAGCGACCGGGACGAAGGTATCCCGTCTGTGCCTGGGCATGATGACCTACGGCACCAAGCAGTGGCGGCAGTGGGTGCTCACCGAGGAGGAGTCGAAGCCGCTGATCCGCAGCGCGGTGGAGGCGGGCATCAACTTCTACGACACGGCCGACATCTACTCGCTGGGCGTGAGCGAGGAGATCACGGGCCGGGCGCTCCGCGAGTTCGGTGGTCCGCGCGAGGAACTGGTGATCGCCACCAAGGTCTTCAGCCCCATGAGCGAGGGCAAGAATAATCGCGGGCTCTCGCGCAAGCACATCATGGACGGGATCGATAAGAGCCTGAAACGGCTGGGAGTCGATTACGTTGACCTCTACCAGATCCACCGCTTCGACTACGAGACGCCGATCGAGGAGACGCTGGAGGCGCTGAACGATGTGGTTCGCGCGGGCAAGGCGCTCTACCTCGGAGCCTCGTCGATGTACGCGTGGCAGTTCATGAAGATGCTGGAGTTCCAGAAGCAGAACGGCCTGGCGCAGTTTATGACGATGCAGAACCACTACAACCTGGTCTATCGCGAAGAGGAGCGGGAGATGATTCCGCTGTGCCTGTCGGAGAAGATCGGGCTGATTCCGTGGAGCCCTCTGGCGCGCGGCTTCCTGGCGGGCAACCGCAAGGCCAACGAGGACAAGGCCGCGAGCGAGACGACGCGGGCGCAGACGGACGACTTCGCGCACAAGCTCTACTACCGGGACTCGGACTTCACAGTGGTGGATCGGTTGACGGAGATTGCGTCGGCGCGCGGAGTGAAGAATGCTCAGGTGGCGTTGGCATGGATGCTGACAAAGCCGGGAATCTCGGCTCCGATCATTGGTGCGAGCAAGCCGTATCAGTTGGACGATGCGTTGTCGGCGCTGTCGATCAAGCTGACGGAAGATGAGATCAAGCGTCTGGAAGAGCCTTACGAGCCGCACCCAATCCTGGGCCACAGCTAA
- a CDS encoding SDR family oxidoreductase: protein MAKYLITGVAGFIGSHLAHALVAHGHEVRGLDNFSTGLLRNLNGLSGRLELYETDLRDADGVCRACEGVDFILHQGALPSVPRSVKDPRTSHESNINGTFNLLEGARAAGVKRVVYAASSSAYGNQPGFPRRETMAPQPIAPYPVQKLTGELYMQSYWRVYGLETVCLRYFNIFGPRQVPDSPYSGVMAKFILQMMRGERPVIFGDGEQGRDFTYVENAVQANLLAMSAPADKVAGRVFNVACGERHTLNETYSVIAGLLGYTEPPQYGPERTGDVRDSLADVSAACEAFGYRPVVGFEEGLRRTVEWYREEHGGELDLNEDVAK from the coding sequence TTGGCGAAGTATCTTATTACCGGAGTAGCCGGATTCATCGGATCGCACCTGGCCCACGCACTGGTGGCGCACGGGCACGAGGTGCGCGGGCTGGACAACTTCTCCACCGGCCTTCTGCGCAATCTTAACGGGCTGAGCGGCCGCCTGGAGCTTTACGAGACCGACCTGCGCGATGCCGACGGCGTCTGCCGCGCCTGCGAGGGCGTCGATTTCATCCTGCACCAGGGCGCTCTGCCCAGCGTGCCGCGCTCGGTCAAAGACCCGCGCACGAGCCACGAGTCGAACATCAACGGCACCTTCAACCTGCTCGAGGGCGCGCGGGCGGCGGGGGTAAAGCGCGTGGTCTATGCGGCTTCGTCCTCGGCCTACGGCAACCAGCCCGGCTTTCCGCGGCGCGAGACGATGGCCCCGCAGCCCATCGCGCCCTACCCGGTACAGAAGCTCACCGGCGAGCTGTACATGCAGTCCTACTGGCGTGTCTACGGGCTGGAGACGGTGTGCCTGCGCTACTTCAACATCTTCGGCCCGCGCCAGGTACCGGATTCTCCCTACTCCGGCGTCATGGCGAAGTTCATCCTGCAAATGATGCGCGGCGAGCGGCCGGTAATCTTCGGCGACGGCGAGCAGGGGCGCGACTTCACCTACGTCGAGAACGCCGTGCAGGCGAACCTGCTGGCGATGTCGGCTCCGGCAGACAAGGTCGCGGGCCGTGTCTTCAACGTAGCCTGTGGCGAGCGCCATACGCTGAACGAAACCTATTCCGTCATCGCGGGTTTACTCGGTTACACGGAGCCGCCGCAGTACGGTCCGGAGCGCACCGGCGACGTACGCGACTCGCTGGCGGACGTGAGTGCGGCATGTGAAGCGTTCGGTTACCGTCCGGTCGTCGGCTTTGAAGAAGGCCTGCGGAGGACGGTGGAGTGGTATCGCGAAGAGCATGGCGGAGAGTTGGATTTGAATGAGGATGTGGCGAAGTGA
- a CDS encoding nucleotide sugar dehydrogenase, translating into MTPDTAAATLDEWLGRVSGRTARIGIVGLGYVGLPLALLFSEDGFRITGLDIDPEKVAKLNRSESYIHRIEPEHLDAARSAGFVATTDFASVRELDAILICVPTPLYRDHTPDMRAVTATIEALGPHLRTGQLVVLESTTYPGTTDEIIVATIERHGQRVQRVVPGAESTPLDGVMVAFSPEREDPGNVTTPRRDIPKVVGGVDTSASAAACALYGSVFHRTVPVSSTAAAEMTKLLENIYRCVNIALVNELKQLCLHMGIDIWEVIDAAATKPFGFQPFYPGPGVGGHCIPVDPFYLSWKAKQFGFSTRFIELAGETNEAMPAYVVKTLERALKRAGTALAGAKVLVLGVAYKRDVDDLRESPSLTMIGLLREAGAEVRYNDPFFPRVGTGRKYDLQMESTPLDGLAEYDCVLIATDHSEYDYEKIVQEARLVIDSRNATQSLTSEKIVRC; encoded by the coding sequence GTGACTCCTGATACGGCTGCGGCGACGCTCGACGAGTGGCTAGGGCGGGTCAGCGGGCGTACGGCGCGAATCGGGATTGTAGGCCTGGGATACGTCGGTCTGCCCCTGGCGCTGCTCTTCAGCGAGGACGGCTTCCGCATCACCGGGCTGGACATCGACCCGGAGAAGGTAGCCAAGCTGAACCGCAGCGAGAGCTACATCCACCGGATCGAGCCGGAGCACCTCGACGCCGCTCGCAGCGCGGGTTTTGTGGCTACCACGGACTTCGCCAGCGTGCGCGAACTGGACGCCATACTCATCTGCGTGCCCACACCGCTCTACCGCGACCACACCCCGGACATGCGTGCCGTGACCGCCACGATAGAGGCTCTGGGGCCACACCTGCGCACCGGGCAGCTCGTCGTGCTCGAGAGCACCACCTACCCCGGCACCACCGACGAGATCATAGTGGCGACGATCGAGCGCCACGGCCAGCGAGTACAGCGCGTGGTGCCGGGAGCAGAATCAACCCCCCTGGACGGGGTCATGGTGGCCTTCTCGCCCGAGCGCGAAGACCCCGGCAACGTGACCACGCCGCGCCGCGATATCCCCAAGGTCGTCGGCGGAGTGGACACCTCGGCCAGCGCGGCGGCCTGCGCCCTGTACGGCTCGGTCTTCCACCGCACGGTGCCGGTCTCCTCCACGGCGGCGGCGGAGATGACCAAGTTGCTCGAGAACATCTACCGCTGCGTCAACATCGCGCTGGTCAACGAGCTGAAGCAGCTCTGCCTGCACATGGGCATCGACATCTGGGAGGTGATCGACGCGGCGGCGACCAAGCCCTTCGGCTTCCAGCCCTTCTACCCCGGCCCCGGCGTGGGCGGCCACTGCATCCCGGTCGACCCCTTCTACCTGAGCTGGAAGGCGAAGCAGTTCGGCTTCTCTACGCGGTTCATCGAGCTGGCCGGAGAGACCAACGAGGCGATGCCTGCCTACGTGGTCAAGACGCTGGAGCGGGCCCTCAAGCGGGCCGGAACAGCCCTCGCCGGGGCGAAGGTGCTGGTGCTGGGCGTAGCCTATAAGCGCGATGTGGACGACCTGCGCGAGTCGCCGTCGCTGACCATGATCGGGCTGCTGCGCGAGGCGGGCGCGGAGGTTCGGTACAACGACCCCTTCTTCCCGCGCGTGGGCACGGGGCGCAAGTACGACCTCCAGATGGAGTCCACGCCGCTCGACGGGCTGGCCGAGTACGACTGCGTGCTGATCGCCACCGACCATAGCGAATATGATTACGAAAAAATCGTGCAAGAGGCTCGCTTGGTGATAGATTCTAGGAACGCGACACAATCCCTGACATCAGAGAAGATTGTGCGTTGTTAA